One window of Erinaceus europaeus chromosome 6, mEriEur2.1, whole genome shotgun sequence genomic DNA carries:
- the EXOC8 gene encoding exocyst complex component 8 yields MAMAMSDSGASRLRRQLESGGFEARLYVKQLSQQSDGDRDLQEHRQRIQALAEETAQNLKRNVYQNYRQFIETAREISYLESEMYQLSHLLTEQKSSLESIPLTLLPAAAGAAPVTGGEDGGGSAGGARDHLRGQAGFFPGPAGPSRDGSGPGEEGKQRTLTTLLEKVEGCRHLLETPGQYLVYNGDLVEYEADHMAQLQRVHGFLMNDCLLVATWLPQRRGMYRYNALYPLDGLAVVNVKDNPPMKDMFKLLMFPESRIFQAENAKIKREWLEVLEETKRALNEKRRREQEEAAAPLGPAQMTSKATNPFEDEDDDEPTVSEIQEEKVDLSMEWIQELPEDLDVCIAQRDFEGAVDLLDKLNHYLEDKPSPPPVKELRAKVDERVRQLTEVLVFELSPGRSLRGGPKATRRAVSQLIRLGQCTKACELFLKNRAAAVHTAIRQLRIEGATLLYIHKLCHVFFTSLLETAREFETDFAGTDSGCYSAFVVWARSAMAMFVDAFSKQVFDSKESLSTAAECVKVAKEHCQQLGDIGLDFTFIIHALLVKDIQGALHSYKEIIIEATKHRNSEEMWRRMNLMTPEALGKLKEEMKSCGVSNFEQYTGDDCWVNLSYTVVAFTKQTMGFLEEALKLYFPELHMVLLESLVEIILVAVQHVDYSLRCEQDPEKKAFIRQNASFLYETVLPVVEKRFEEGVGKPAKQLQDLRNASRLIRVNPESTTSVV; encoded by the coding sequence ATGGCGATGGCAATGTCGGACAGTGGGGCGAGCCGCCTTCGGCGGCAACTGGAGTCGGGAGGCTTTGAGGCGCGGTTGTACGTGAAGCAGCTCTCGCAGCAGTCGGACGGAGACCGGGATCTGCAGGAGCACCGGCAACGTATACAAGCGCTGGCGGAGGAGACCGCGCAGAACCTAAAGCGCAATGTCTACCAAAACTACCGGCAGTTCATCGAGACGGCCCGCGAGATCTCCTATCTAGAGAGCGAGATGTATCAGCTCAGCCACCTGCTGACGGAGCAGAAGAGCAGCCTGGAGAGCATTCCGCTCACCCTGCTGCCGGCCGCCGCGGGCGCCGCGCCAGTCACAGGAGGAGAGGACGGAGGCGGGAGCGCGGGGGGGGCCCGGGACCACCTTCGGGGCCAGGCCGGCTTCTTCCCTGGCCCTGCCGGCCCCTCCCGCGACGGCTCCGGTCCCGGAGAGGAAGGAAAGCAGCGCACTCTCACCACCCTGCTTGAGAAAGTGGAAGGCTGCAGGCACCTGCTGGAGACGCCGGGCCAGTACTTAGTGTACAATGGAGACCTGGTGGAATACGAGGCGGACCACATGGCCCAGCTGCAACGGGTGCACGGCTTCCTCATGAACGACTGTTTACTAGTGGCCACCTGGCTGCCGCAGAGGCGGGGGATGTATCGCTACAATGCCCTCTACCCCCTTGATGGTTTGGCTGTGGTCAATGTCAAGGACAACCCACCGATGAAGGATATGTTCAAACTGCTCATGTTTCCTGAGAGCCGTATTTTTCAGGCAGAAAATGCAAAGATCAAACGAGAGTGGCTGGAAGTGCTGGAGGAAACCAAGAGGGCCCTCAATGAAAAAAGACGAAGGGAGCAGGAGGAAGCAGCAGCTCCTCTAGGACCAGCCCAAATGACTTCCAAGGCGACCAACCCGTTTGAAGATGAAGACGACGATGAACCAACTGTGTCTGAGATCCAAGAAGAGAAGGTAGACCTCTCAATGGAATGGATCCAGGAGTTGCCCGAAGACTTGGATGTGTGTATAGCCCAGAGGGACTTTGAAGGGGCTGTTGACCTACTAGATAAATTGAACCATTACCTGGAAGATAAGCCCAGCCCACCTCCTGTAAAGGAACTAAGGGCCAAAGTGGATGAGCGTGTTCGACAGCTCACAGAAGTGCTAGTCTTTGAGCTCTCCCCAGGTCGTTCTCTGAGAGGTGGGCCTAAGGCAACTCGCAGAGCAGTTTCTCAGCTGATCAGGCTTGGCCAGTGCACGAAGGCTTGTGAGCTCTTTTTGAAAAACAGGGCAGCCGCTGTGCATACAGCAATTCGTCAGCTTCGCATTGAAGGTGCCACTTTACTCTACATCCATAAGCTATGCCATGTCTTCTTTACCAGCCTTCTTGAGACTGCAAGGGAATTTGAGACAGATTTTGCAGGTACTGATAGTGGCTGCTACTCTGCCTTCGTGGTCTGGGCTAGATCAGCTATGGCCATGTTCGTGGATGCTTTTAGCAAACAAGTGTTTGATAGTAAAGAGAGTCTTTCTACAGCAGCTGAATGTGTTAAAGTGGCAAAAGAGCACTGTCAGCAACTGGGTGATATCGGACTAGACTTCACCTTCATCATCCATGCCCTGCTGGTGAAAGACATCCAGGGGGCCTTGCATAGTTACAAAGAAATCATAATTGAAGCTACTAAACATCGGAACTCGGAGGAGATGTGGAGGAGGATGAACTTGATGACTCCAGAGGCCCTGGGTAAACTCAAAGaggagatgaagagttgtggggtaaGTAACTTTGAGCAGTACACAGGGGATGATTGCTGGGTGAACCTAAGTTACACAGTGGTTGCTTTCACCAAACAAACTATGGGCTTCTTGGAAGAGGCACTGAAACTTTATTTCCCAGAGCTACACATGGTTCTTTTAGAGAGCCTAGTGGAAATCATTTTGGTTGCTGTTCAGCATGTGGATTATAGCCTTCGGTGTGAGCAGGATCCAGAGAAGAAGGCTTTTATAAGACAGAATGCATCCTTCCTATATGAAACAGTCCTCCCTGTGGTGGAGAAAAGGTTTGAAGAAGGTGTGGGGAAACCTGCAAAGCAACTCCAAGACCTGAGAAATGCATCTAGACTTATTCGTGTGAATCCCGAAAGTACGACATCTGTGGTCTGA